AAATTATTCGTGATGACAGTACTGCTGTTGATCTTTCGGAATTAAATTTAGAGGACATTTCTGAACATTTGTATGTAAAAAGAATCCAAGCAGGCTTAAACAATCTTCGCATCGCTTGCGACAAACTGAAAGAATACAAAGATGCCAATTCTCTTGCCTTGCTTGAAACTTATAAAGACAGCATCCGTGGATTATCTAAAGAATTAAGAAAGGTTCGAAAGAATACGAAGAGAATAAGTAGCGTTATAAGCGGCTATATTTTAGTGGAGTTAAATGTAGATTTTTATTACTTCCCAGATAATTTGTGGCATTTAGTAAAATCTGTGCCCAATGTAACTGGAATTCCAAGTAAGTACAATGTTCCGCAAGAAGAAGTCGATACTTTTTTCCAACAGGTAGATATTACACCAGAAGTGGAAATGCAATTTGAAGAACTTCTTTCAAGTGAAGAAGCTGTTGAAGTTAGAAATGAAATTCTGCATGAAGCGAATAAAGTAGTTGGTACAGATGAAGAAAAAGTGTTACTTGGAAAAATTGATATTATTGCTACTGATGTTGTTGAATCTATAAATGAAATGAAAAATGACATTGATTCTTCTAACTCAATCAAGAGAAACGTCGAACGATGTAAAGCATTTATTCGTCGTAAACGTCAAACAGTAGTGATGCCTTTGGATATATTCTTGAATCTTTATAACGATATTGAAGTACAAAGCTTTTTCCTAGCCCAAAATTCCTTCGGATTTCTTAAACGCTTTAGAACCATATTGTGTAGACACGACAAGATGGTGAGTATGGAATGAATGAATTCAAAGGGAAAGTTGTAAGGGTTCTTTACAGGAATGAGGATTTTCTGATTGCTAAACTGCAAACAGATAAAGAAGAACTCACAATTAAAGGGAGCATTTACGGGGTAGATAAAGGTGAAGAAATAAAGGTTCGCGGGGCTTGGGAAAATCATGCGAAGTTTGGGAAACAGCTCGCGGTGGAGTTTTGGGAAAGACCGATTCCGCAAACAAAAGATCAAGTTATTGCATTCCTTGCATCATCTCTTGTAAAAGGTTGTGGACCAAAGCAATCAACCATGATTGCTGAAAAGTTAGGTGAAAACGCTTTGATGATAATCACTCAACAAGGCGAAACAAGCTTACAAGGTATTAAAGGAATTGGGAAGAAGCGGGCTAATAACATTGTAGAAAGCATCAGGTCTACGTTTGAGGTACAGAAAATCATTGCGGAATTACTTGTGTTCGGAATAACCGCAAGTATGGCAATGCGGCTGTATAAAGAGTATGGGTCAAATACGGTAGCAATAGTTACAAAAAATCCATACAAGCTAACAGAATTAAACCTGATAGGATTCTTAAAGGCTGATGAGATTGCTCAAAAGATGGGTATATCACCCTTATCAGGATATCGCATTGATGCTTGTGTGAACTATGTCTTGAAGGAAAAGTGCTTCACTTCCGGTCATTGTTATATCACCGAAGAAAGTCTTCTTGCGGAAGCTGCCCGTTCGTTAAATCATAATACACTTGATGAAAACAAAGTTTCGATGGATGAATTAGCACAAAGTATTTACCGTTTAGAAGAAAAACATATCGTTATTGAAGATAATTTCGTTTATCCAAAGTTTTTATTCACATATGAAGACAGGTTAGCTCGGAAACTTTCAGAAATGAGAGGTTCTCGGGATGGCGTAGCATTGCCTTCGTTAGATAAGCAGATACTCAAGTATCAAAAGAAGCGGGGAATAATTCTTGCTGAGAAGCAACGTGAAGCGGTTAGACGGTTATTTGAAGAACAGATGTTAATACTTACTGGAGGTCCGGGTACAGGAAAGACTACCGTTATTCGTGCCATGCTCGACATGTACAAAGAAATGCATCCAGAGGACATTATATGCCTAGCTGCTCCAACCGGAAAGGCGAGTAGACAATTGTCAGAGGTGGCTGGACATGTCGCATCTACAATCCATAGGCTGATTGGGTACCAACAGGGAGAGATTCCTACCTATAATTGGCAAGATAAACTTCCTTGCGATTTGTTAGTCGTTGACGAAATGTCGATGGTGGATGTTCAGTTAGCTAGTTTACTGCTGGATGCACTCGAAAGAGACACGAAAATTCTCTTTGTGGGTGATAGGGATCAATTGCCATCGGTTAGTCCTGGGAACGTTCTAAGTGACCTGATTCAGTCAGGATTACCAACTGTGGCTCTTACAGAAGTATTTAGACAAGCACAGGAAAGCCAAATAATTAGTAATGCCCATAGAGTTAATCAAGGTAAATCACTTCTTATCGACAGCGATAAAGGTGATTTTTATTTTATTAATCAAGAAAATCCAAAAGGAATTGCAGCATTGATTGTTAAAAGTGCTTTACGTTTTCAAGAATTAGGTTATTCCATATCGGATATTTTAATATTAAGTCCGATGAAAAAAGGACCTGCTGGAACACTTGCATTAAATGAACAGTTAAGAGATGCCTTAAACCCTGCTGAATCTACTAAAAATGAATGGGAGATTGGGAAAAGACTATTCCGACTTGGTGATAAAGTCATTCAGATTAAAAATAATCAATCAAAAGGTGTTTTTAATGGCGATATTGGTGTGATTACTAATATTTCAAAAGAAGTAAATAAAGATAATGAGATTGTTGAAAAAATGACATGTGATTTTATGGGAGTAAAGGTATCATACGAAAAGAGTGAAACCAACGAATTAGAATTAGGTTATGCCATCACTATTCACAAGTCACAGGGCGGTGAAGCACCTATTGTTATAATCCCAGCTACCACAAGCCATTATGTTATGTTGGCGCGGAATTTAATGTATACAGGCATGACAAGGGCAAAAGAAAGAATCGTTTTGATTGGTACACAAAAGGCGATGGAGATTGCTATTGGAAATAATAAACTCACTGAAAGGAACAGTGGCTTATCAGATCGTATCACCTCGTATACCGAATATAACAACCGATTCAGTAGGGAAGATGCAAGCGGTGGGAGGGGGTGATATGGACATGCGTGACGCTTTAGAAACAGCAGAAAAGCAAGCTAGACTTCGCGATGGTGAAAAGTTAGTGGATGTAGCTGCTGTAGCAATAGAGGAACAGAAAGCAAATGGGCAAGGTTACGCCCTTTACAAGTTGAAAAATAAAAACAAGGCATTATTTGTTCAAACAATTCAAGAAAACCTCGATGTGCTTATCAGGACTGAATTCCTGACGAATGCAGAGTTAGGTTTTCTTTTTTCTTTGATGCCGTTGGTCCAGTTGCATTCAAATGGGATTACTGATAGAGAATCCGGACAATTTATGACAGTATCAGAAATTGCAAAGTATTTAAATCGTGATCGAACAGGAATTAGTGCAACAATCCAAAGCCTTCTTGTAAAAGGGATATTATTTGAACTGGTGGATTCACAGGAGATTAAGGAGCATAAAAGAAGCGTTACTCGTCGACCATTATTTATGAATCCCGAAATTATTTATGCCGGAGATCGGAACAGAATAAATGCTACATTATCAAAGTTGGTTATCGAATTTGACAAATTGGAGAGAAAAAAGGTATTGCTTTCCTGGAAGTTATGGTTAAAAAATGGCGAAGAGTTCGGGAGGTTGTATAGCAGAAAAAGTTATTTGGAATTCAAAAAACTGAAATGAATTAGCAAGATGTGGAGAAAATACTACACTCATTATTGTTGATTTATATAGAGTTTTAGCACTTCTTTTAGAGGGTGTCGAAAAAATTCTACACCTTAAATTCGTATATTGAGGGGGTAAGTATGAAAAGGGGGTGTCGAAATATATCGACACATGTGTAGACAAATCTCTACAGTTAAAAACGTATATAAACATTGTTGTGAAAGGACTTTTAGGAGATTTAAATATGTCGCCCTATCTCACTCTTTTATATACGGCTGCCGTACTAGAATTTATCCCTGTATCTTATGCGGAAAGTTACGATGAAAAAGTAGTTGTAATTTAAGGCGAATGATACTCTATTATGTTTTATAAAAAATTGCAAACCATATTATTTTTGCAATAGATTTGGAAATAGAAAATGGAACAAATTAAACCTGGGCTGGAAAAAGGAATGGATAGCTCTTTCAGCTCTTCAATTATTCAGCCCATGTTTTAACCTGTTCAACGCCATGATCTAAATTAAGTATAGTCAATAAATAAATGAGCAGTAACCATTTTTTGTAACTGTCAAAAGCAATCGAAATATTTTTGGTTGTTTTTTAGAGGAACAAAATTATTAATCGGAAGGCAGGAGATACAAAATGGGACATGAAGAAATGAAAGATACAAACGATAGTTTAGAATCGACATTTGAATAATGGAGTGGTCCACACACGCTTTATCAGGGATGGTTGCCGGATACACAGTTACAGGAGGTGATTGGCAGGGAGCGGTCGTTGGAGGAATTGCAGGTGTGCTACCGGATCTCGATGAACCAAAGTCTAAGTTTGGGAAGTTGTTCTTCTTCATAGCTGTACCACTTCATTCTATATTTGGTCATCGGACTTTTACACATTCCTTGCTATTTTCATTATTAGCAGGGCTTTTTATATTTCTGTTTACAGAATGGTGGGTGGCCCTGTCGGTGAGTGCGGGAATACTTGCACATATAGCGGGAGATATGCTTACCGGAAAAGTGAAATTCTTCTATCCGTCTGCTAAGTCCGTTGGGATTCCGATTCCATCATTTAGTTTTACATGGATAGACCGAATCACAAGACTGTTGCTTGTTTTAACTATTGGCTGGATTGTACTTACAAAAGTAATTTGAATTTATAGGAGGTAAAAAATTGGAAAACGTTGCAGTAGATTTGGGTTATGGCTACGTCAAAGCGATTTCGTCATCGGGAAAGCGTGTAATTTTCCCCTCGTTGGTCGGAAAAGGATACGACAGGGGAATCACAAATATCCTTGGAGATACACCAAATGACTTAGCAAATATACATGTAGCAATTACAGGTGAAGATTATTTTGTCGGCGAGCTAGCAAATGAATCCCGTTCTTTATCTCGTATCTTTGAACGTGAACGTTTTAATCATATGTACACACATATTCTACTAAATACGGCTATTCATCTTGTAACGGACGGAAAAGGTGGTTCTGTGAATCTGTCAACAGGACTCCCACTCGATTTCTATCAAGCACAGGCAAAGGATTTTCAAACGTCCATTACAGGGATTCAGTCACATATTGAATGGAAATCGGGTCCACTCGTGGAAGGCGCTAAACAAGTAAATATTGAACGTGCCTTAGTATTTCCACAAGGTGCTTCAGCAATCTTTTCAGCATTAATTAATCACGATGGGAAATATACCTATCCTCATTTAATGAACCAAGGAACGCTTATTGGATTGGTTGATATCGGTTTTAGGACAACGGATTTTGTAGTAGTTGAAATTCAGCAAAATGGATCATTTGTTCCAAAGGCAAAATTATCTGGGACAGTGGATGACGGTGTAAACAATCTATACAGAGATATACGTCAAGCCTTTAAAACAAAAACGGGTGGTGCGGATTTAAGTGAACATTACATTTCCCGAATTTTAAAAGACGAACAATTGACTTACAAAGGAAATAAAATTGATTTCAGTAATATCATTCAGTCAAGTAAGAAATCCATAGCCACTAATATTGTTGACCGATTAAAAAATGTATGGGCTGAAGAATCTGATCTATTTGATGCGATATTCTTGGCAGGTGGTGGCGGAGAACTCTTTGAGCCATTCATCCAGCCCCACTTTGATAATCGATTGGTAAAGATTACTGAAAGCCAGTTTGCAAACACGATAGGTTATTTAAGATTGGGTAAATCGGTATTCGGTCAATTAGAACGTAGAAAATCAGTGATTTGATATGAGCGTTAATTGGGAAAAGCGATATAGTTTTCGGCTGCAAGAAGAGGATAAAGAAATTTATAAATTACTTCAACAAGTCCCGGATAATAAGCGAAGTGAAACAATTCGGCAGATGCTGAGATTCGCCTTTCGAACGATGTCGGAAGGAAAGAAAACGGAGCAAGGAATCCAAGATCTTTTGGCTGAAATAAAGTCATTAAAAGAAAATCAAGAATTGCAACATCAGGAGTTGCTAATGAAAATAGGAACTGGTGTAGCAATTAGAAATGAAGAAATAAAAGAATCTGACGACAACAAAATGAATGATCAAGCGATTGACGATAGCGCGAGTGCGATGCTATCGTCTTTTGGTGTTAATTTTGATTAATTAGAGGGAGGTGCCGAAATGGTTAGGACAAAAGAAGAGTTGCGTAAAATCAAAAAGCAAAAATTCTTAAAAGTATCTGAAACGCTGAGAGTGTGTGACTCCTGTGAATATAGAGGTTTAGTAATGACGGGGGATAGTTCACAAATCAAGGAACTTGTTGAATCAATATGTGGGGGGTGTCCGAACTATAAAAGAATGCGGAGCGTGGGTGACGAGCTATGGCATACAGATACGAACATTGAAGCGATTCTGGAAAAGAAACAAGAGATTACAACACAAGAAATACTAACGCTGCTTGAAGAAGGCGTAACGAAAAAGAAAATTAGAGAGGCTTTAGGGATCCATTCAGCTATTGAATTTAGGGAGTTCATATTAACGATTGCTAATAAATAATAGGGGGCATTTTAAAATGAAATTAGTGGAAGATACCGTAGAAAGTTACCGCAAAGCAGATAGTACGATAAAACGACTTTTAAAGGAAATGGATGAACTTATGGATAACATCAATATTTTCAATTTGAATTCGGAAGATGTGCAAAAGTATTTCACGTTGTATAAGGCCAAATTGAGACTTGAAGAAGCATATTCATCAATTGTTGATCTGAATAAGGAAATTCAACTCGAAGGATATTTGCGTAAAAATAATCGAGGCCGGTATGAATTAAACGGTTTTGAGTTAACAAGTGGCGGATTGATTGATATATGGCGAGATGATCCAGAAATGAAGGATGGAGGTTATTACGTTCCCAGCAGGATTGAACACCATGCAACGGATTATTACTGCGTTGATATGCCTGAGGCGATGTTGGAAGGATTGAAAGCGCGTAACAGGGTATCACCGTTATCAAATTAAATTGAAAGGAGGATTTTCATGCTACTGAATTTGGAAGAAACCTATAGAACTGTGTTACTAAAAGAAATGTTAGAGAATGAATTAGAAGAATTAGAATCAGCTTATAGGTGTCCAGTGGACGAAAAGACAGTAAGTAAAGCAGCAATCAGTAAAACGATAATGCGTCTTTTCGTCTGGGTGCCGATTTTCATGGTGCTTGTTAATTATGTTCGTAATGGTGTTGATCTTTTTATTTTCATCTATACACCTGTTTTTCTGTTCTATACAGCAGTTTACACTGCGATAATTGTTTCGTTTATTTACGCCTATAACTTTATTGTTAGGAAATATAACAAATCCAAAGTAGGGGTAAATGAAGCATCACTCTTCTTTGAACAAAATAAAGTGGTACTTCAAGAAAATATTAAAACGGTTGAAGATGCGTTGATGACTAAATCTACTCTAATTCCTATGTATCATTCAAAAGCGAAGTTGGGAAAAATGATTGAGTATATGAAAAAAGGACGAGCAAGAACAGATGAGGACGCTATCTATCTATTTGAAAAGGAACATCCTAGATATAGCCAGCCAGGTCCTCCCAAACGAAAAAAACGTTTTATCAATAGAGAAGGGCTGACAAAGAGAATGAACCGTTTTGGTCGTTTCATAAGTATCGTATTTTTTGCCTCGTTAGTAGCAAAGAGTCTAAATAGATCAAGTGCTCCTAGAAGATAAGCTGTCTATCCATATTATAGAAGGTTGGTTT
This genomic window from Sporosarcina sp. Marseille-Q4063 contains:
- a CDS encoding helix-turn-helix domain-containing protein, producing the protein MDMRDALETAEKQARLRDGEKLVDVAAVAIEEQKANGQGYALYKLKNKNKALFVQTIQENLDVLIRTEFLTNAELGFLFSLMPLVQLHSNGITDRESGQFMTVSEIAKYLNRDRTGISATIQSLLVKGILFELVDSQEIKEHKRSVTRRPLFMNPEIIYAGDRNRINATLSKLVIEFDKLERKKVLLSWKLWLKNGEEFGRLYSRKSYLEFKKLK
- a CDS encoding DUF5348 domain-containing protein encodes the protein MKLVEDTVESYRKADSTIKRLLKEMDELMDNINIFNLNSEDVQKYFTLYKAKLRLEEAYSSIVDLNKEIQLEGYLRKNNRGRYELNGFELTSGGLIDIWRDDPEMKDGGYYVPSRIEHHATDYYCVDMPEAMLEGLKARNRVSPLSN
- a CDS encoding ATP-dependent RecD-like DNA helicase gives rise to the protein MNEFKGKVVRVLYRNEDFLIAKLQTDKEELTIKGSIYGVDKGEEIKVRGAWENHAKFGKQLAVEFWERPIPQTKDQVIAFLASSLVKGCGPKQSTMIAEKLGENALMIITQQGETSLQGIKGIGKKRANNIVESIRSTFEVQKIIAELLVFGITASMAMRLYKEYGSNTVAIVTKNPYKLTELNLIGFLKADEIAQKMGISPLSGYRIDACVNYVLKEKCFTSGHCYITEESLLAEAARSLNHNTLDENKVSMDELAQSIYRLEEKHIVIEDNFVYPKFLFTYEDRLARKLSEMRGSRDGVALPSLDKQILKYQKKRGIILAEKQREAVRRLFEEQMLILTGGPGTGKTTVIRAMLDMYKEMHPEDIICLAAPTGKASRQLSEVAGHVASTIHRLIGYQQGEIPTYNWQDKLPCDLLVVDEMSMVDVQLASLLLDALERDTKILFVGDRDQLPSVSPGNVLSDLIQSGLPTVALTEVFRQAQESQIISNAHRVNQGKSLLIDSDKGDFYFINQENPKGIAALIVKSALRFQELGYSISDILILSPMKKGPAGTLALNEQLRDALNPAESTKNEWEIGKRLFRLGDKVIQIKNNQSKGVFNGDIGVITNISKEVNKDNEIVEKMTCDFMGVKVSYEKSETNELELGYAITIHKSQGGEAPIVIIPATTSHYVMLARNLMYTGMTRAKERIVLIGTQKAMEIAIGNNKLTERNSGLSDRITSYTEYNNRFSREDASGGRG
- a CDS encoding ParM/StbA family protein, whose product is MENVAVDLGYGYVKAISSSGKRVIFPSLVGKGYDRGITNILGDTPNDLANIHVAITGEDYFVGELANESRSLSRIFERERFNHMYTHILLNTAIHLVTDGKGGSVNLSTGLPLDFYQAQAKDFQTSITGIQSHIEWKSGPLVEGAKQVNIERALVFPQGASAIFSALINHDGKYTYPHLMNQGTLIGLVDIGFRTTDFVVVEIQQNGSFVPKAKLSGTVDDGVNNLYRDIRQAFKTKTGGADLSEHYISRILKDEQLTYKGNKIDFSNIIQSSKKSIATNIVDRLKNVWAEESDLFDAIFLAGGGGELFEPFIQPHFDNRLVKITESQFANTIGYLRLGKSVFGQLERRKSVI
- a CDS encoding metal-dependent hydrolase: MEWSTHALSGMVAGYTVTGGDWQGAVVGGIAGVLPDLDEPKSKFGKLFFFIAVPLHSIFGHRTFTHSLLFSLLAGLFIFLFTEWWVALSVSAGILAHIAGDMLTGKVKFFYPSAKSVGIPIPSFSFTWIDRITRLLLVLTIGWIVLTKVI
- a CDS encoding transcription termination/antitermination NusG family protein; this translates as MTYFVVQVRSGAEIEVKNMLNTVLNRAGDSMVRAIYAMETFTEIIRDDSTAVDLSELNLEDISEHLYVKRIQAGLNNLRIACDKLKEYKDANSLALLETYKDSIRGLSKELRKVRKNTKRISSVISGYILVELNVDFYYFPDNLWHLVKSVPNVTGIPSKYNVPQEEVDTFFQQVDITPEVEMQFEELLSSEEAVEVRNEILHEANKVVGTDEEKVLLGKIDIIATDVVESINEMKNDIDSSNSIKRNVERCKAFIRRKRQTVVMPLDIFLNLYNDIEVQSFFLAQNSFGFLKRFRTILCRHDKMVSME